One Acropora palmata chromosome 2, jaAcrPala1.3, whole genome shotgun sequence genomic window carries:
- the LOC141863374 gene encoding neuropeptide FF receptor 2-like — MNRTDMNVSRRETHDINRFDIVLAILYAVVILVGIFGNAMVIAVVWKTRTMHTATNYLLVNLAASDILVLLWCPHTYNFAIVGSMPEGELGDNLCRFFIGDPVDTLCIGVTLFTLSVLAVERYQALVTPMRTKYTLTKTSVVYAIAITWILSLAISIPDFVLTHVDTSEGRCVSPLSVEANTSKAKYIAVLITFFILLPLLVITFCYCQILRGMFIKKTICAGPANLNSEKKKLATLIIAVTVAFYIVFLPFGIFMLHAAFSRQDPREGRESIGFQIAFKFLTFLIVVNSSLNPILYAFQSENYRKGFKNLFCLRSNSVSPYENNFALGEQGQIPRIHLWRAV; from the coding sequence ATGAACAGAACCGACATGAATGTGTCGCGTCGAGAAACTCACGATATCAACAGATTTGATATTGTCTTGGCGATCTTGTACGCGGTTGTGATATTAGTAGGTATTTTTGGAAACGCTATGGTGATCGCTGTGGTGTGGAAAACGCGGACTATGCACACAGCAACAAATTACCTGCTTGTTAATTTAGCTGCAAGTGATATCTTGGTATTGTTGTGGTGTCCTCATACTTACAATTTTGCCATAGTTGGTTCAATGCCGGAGGGTGAACTTGGGGATAATTTGTGTCGATTTTTCATTGGGGATCCTGTGGACACCCTTTGCATTGGAGTAACACTTTTTACACTGAGTGTCTTAGCAGTGGAGCGCTATCAGGCGCTTGTTACGCCAATGAGAACAAAATACACGTTAACTAAAACCAGTGTTGTTTACGCCATTGCAATAACATGGATTTTATCACTGGCCATCAGCATTCCGGATTTTGTGTTGACCCACGTTGACACTTCCGAAGGACGATGCGTGTCACCTTTAAGTGTGGAAGCAAACACTTCGAAAGCAAAATACATCGCCGTCCTCATAACCTTTTTCATTCTGCTGCCTCTCCTGGTGATAACGTTTTGTTATTGTCAAATTTTACGCGGCATGTTCATAAAAAAGACAATTTGCGCCGGGCCAGCCAACTTGAATTCAGAGAAGAAAAAACTCGCCACCTTAATCATTGCAGTAACGGTGGCTTTTTACATAGTTTTTCTGCCATTTGGGATATTCATGTTACACGCGGCCTTTTCAAGACAAGACCCTCGTGAAGGAAGAGAAAGCATTGGATTTCAGATTGCGTTCAAATTTTTGACTTTTCTCATTGTTGTAAACAGTTCCCTAAATCCAATACTTTATGCTTTCCAGAGCGAAAATTATCGAAAGGGGTTCAAAAACTTGTTTTGTCTCCGAAGTAATTCTGTCTCCCCATATGAGAACAATTTCGCCCTTGGAGAACAGGGGCAAATTCCACGCATTCATCTTTGGAGAGCTGTATAA
- the LOC141863355 gene encoding vacuolar protein sorting-associated protein 51 homolog isoform X1 yields the protein MEVEERKEAEEESEMARVRHRQRRGMLKMYYGVGDESGKAAAIDYCDINGAHFKPEEYLEKLFKEKSLTELMDKEADISKQIRSLDSEMQTLVYENYNKFISATDTIRKMKHDFKKMEDEMDKLRENMSTITEFSEKITGTLQGKRQQITKLSGVHTLLKKLQFLFELPSRLNKCVEMKQYGLAVRYYTKARDVLHHYSHMPSFHGIHQDCDEIVKQLIVQLREQLRNPKSTPKQLAECVDLLLQLREPADELCDEFLAHAQERLDENLKALKAQVDLRTSGTKTLEMQDKEKKETDDGAESLRPMDLLEFIDCGCNGFLSTICLVIASYKEQFIQRQMTDNGQDQQQLERVVTEKLSSFILSLMKEYFKLTEARIELESDTGDDVLLVRALDRFHRRLQALQKLLPEIGVGRLGTNIVARSAHNRVKVYSTNLRQHFAVCLTDIRQALATPLSASGNEKLPSLSELLSIMSNSLTNQLKLTLHSLKTFIGTDITFAVKPYFKGPFCSDDVREGLAVELIRHVLQSAKEFCEMGTAPPALLLLLSRLCLDFQESTISYVLSLTDEQFPVDEELGRGSLTTSASDLTTEARRVAQILLNHYVRMQGQTISQMIRKSVETRDWMNTIEPRNVRAVMKRIVEDVTAIDSQVGQLYEEGVHKAHSSDSSKFTYSHQSKPSRSQWSYAASTVFDSSLLSNIQKLFSERIEIFSSVEFSKVSVLTGIIKIGLKTLLECVRLRTFGKYGLQQIQVDTHYLQMYLWRFVSDENLVHFMLEEVVNSTVNRCISTELMEPSVIEVICERG from the exons ATGGAAGTCGAAGAGAGGAAGGAAG CAGAAGAGGAGAGCGAAATGGCTCGAGTTCGCCATCGTCAACGTCGTGGCATGTTAAAGATGTATTATGGAGTCGGTGATGAGTCGGGTAAAGCAGCTGCCATAGATTACTGTGATATCAATGGCGCCCACTTCAAACCAGAGGAATATTTAGAGAAGCTCTTCAAAGAGAAATCTTTGACTGAATTAATGGATAAGGAAGCAGATATTTCCAAAC AAATCAGATCTTTGGACAGTGAAATGCAGACTCTAGTATATGAAAACTATAACAAGTTCATAAGTGCAACTGACACCATAAGAAAG ATGAAACatgacttcaaaaaaatgGAAGATGAAATGGATAAGCTGCGAGAGAACATGTCTACAATCACTGAATTCAGTGAAAAGATTACCGGCACATTGCAGGGAAAACGACAACAGATTACAAAATTGTCAGGTGTCCATACCCTTTTGAAGAAG CTTCAATTCCTTTTTGAACTTCCTTCAAGACTAAACAAGTGTGTTGAAATGAAGCAATATGGATTGGCAGTCAG ATATTACACAAAAGCTCGAGATGTTCTTCACCATTACAGCCACATGCCTTCATTTCATGGTATTCATCAAGACTGCGATGAAATTGTCAAACAACTCATTGTGCAACTGAGGGAGCAACTCAGAAATCCAAAg tCCACACCCAAACAGTTGGCAGAATGTGTTGATTTACTTCTTCAACTCAGAGAGCCCGCAGATGAACTGTGTGATGAATTCTTAGCACA tGCCCAAGAGAGGTTGGATGAAAACTTGAAGGCACTAAAAGCTCAAGTTGACCTGAGGACATCAGGAACAAAGACGCTTGAGATGCAAG acaaagaaaaaaaagagacagaTGATGGAGCAGAATCACTCAGACCAATG GATTTGTTAGAGTTCATTGACTGTGGGTGTAATGGCTTCCTTAGTACAATTTGCCTTGTGATAGCATCATACAAGGAACAGTTTATTCAGAGACAGATGACAGA CAATGGCCAAGATCAGCAGCAGCTAGAAAGGGTTGTCACAGAGAAACTATCAAGTTTTATTCTCTCACTGATGAAGGAGTATTTCAAACTCACAGAAGCCAGAATAGAGCTGGAG TCTGACACAGGGGATGATGTCCTCCTTGTGCGAGCTTTAGATCGTTTTCATCGCAGGCTTCAAGCTCTCCAGAAACTTCTCCCTGAAATTGGTGTAGGACG tTTGGGAACAAACATTGTTGCCCGTTCTGCACACAATAGGGTCAAAGTTTACTCCACAAATCTTAGGCAACACTTTGCAG TTTGTTTGACAGATATCAGACAAGCCCTTGCAACTCCATTGTCAGCATCAGGGAATGAGAAGCTACCATCTCTTTCAGAATTGTTGTCAATCATGAGCAATTCACTCACAAACCAACTCAAGTTGACTCTGCACAGCCTCAAG ACCTTCATTGGAACTGATATCACATTTGCTGTCAAGCCATACTTCAAAGGACCCTTCTGCTCTGACGATGTCAGAGAAGGCCTAGCCGTGGAGTTAATTCGGCATGTGCTGCAGTCCGCTAAG GAGTTTTGTGAGATGGGGACTGCTCCACCGGCTCTCCTTCTACTCTTATCAAGGTTGTGCCTTGATTTTCAAGAATCCACCATCTCTTATGTG TTAAGCCTAACCGATGAACAGTTTCCGGTTGATGAAGAGCTGGGACGAGGCAGCTTGACAACTTCTGCTTCAGATCTTACAACGGAAGCTCGACGTGTGGCACAG ATTTTGTTGAATCATTATGTCAGAATGCAAGGACAAACAATTTCACAG ATGATCCGGAAAAGCGTGGAGACTCGGGATTGGATGAACACGATCGAGCCACGGAATGTACGCGCCGTTATGAAGCGTATCGTTGAAGACGTTACAGCCATTGATTCTCAAGTTGGTCAGTTGTACGAAGAAGGAGTCCACAAAGCACATAGCTCAG ATTCCAGTAAGTTCACATATTCTCATCAGTCTAAGCCCAGTCGGTCACAGTGGAGCTATGCTGCCAG CACTGTCTTTGATTCCAGTCTGCTCAGTAACATTCAGAAGCTCTTTTCGGAAAGAATCGAGATCTTCAGCTCTGTGGAGTTTTCCAAGGTTTCGGTGTTAACGGGCATAATCAAAATAGGATTGAAG ACCCTTCTTGAGTGCGTGAGGTTGCGCACGTTTGGAAAATATGGTCTCCAGCAGATACAAGTGGACACTCACTATCTCCAGATGTATCTCTGGCGATTCGTGTCAGATGAGAA TTTGGTCCATTTTATGCTGGAAGAGGTGGTAAACAGTACAGTGAACCGATGCATCTCAACGGAACTTATGGAACCTAGT GTAATCGAGGTAATTTGTGAAAGAGGCTAA
- the LOC141863355 gene encoding vacuolar protein sorting-associated protein 51 homolog isoform X2, translating into MEVEERKEEEESEMARVRHRQRRGMLKMYYGVGDESGKAAAIDYCDINGAHFKPEEYLEKLFKEKSLTELMDKEADISKQIRSLDSEMQTLVYENYNKFISATDTIRKMKHDFKKMEDEMDKLRENMSTITEFSEKITGTLQGKRQQITKLSGVHTLLKKLQFLFELPSRLNKCVEMKQYGLAVRYYTKARDVLHHYSHMPSFHGIHQDCDEIVKQLIVQLREQLRNPKSTPKQLAECVDLLLQLREPADELCDEFLAHAQERLDENLKALKAQVDLRTSGTKTLEMQDKEKKETDDGAESLRPMDLLEFIDCGCNGFLSTICLVIASYKEQFIQRQMTDNGQDQQQLERVVTEKLSSFILSLMKEYFKLTEARIELESDTGDDVLLVRALDRFHRRLQALQKLLPEIGVGRLGTNIVARSAHNRVKVYSTNLRQHFAVCLTDIRQALATPLSASGNEKLPSLSELLSIMSNSLTNQLKLTLHSLKTFIGTDITFAVKPYFKGPFCSDDVREGLAVELIRHVLQSAKEFCEMGTAPPALLLLLSRLCLDFQESTISYVLSLTDEQFPVDEELGRGSLTTSASDLTTEARRVAQILLNHYVRMQGQTISQMIRKSVETRDWMNTIEPRNVRAVMKRIVEDVTAIDSQVGQLYEEGVHKAHSSDSSKFTYSHQSKPSRSQWSYAASTVFDSSLLSNIQKLFSERIEIFSSVEFSKVSVLTGIIKIGLKTLLECVRLRTFGKYGLQQIQVDTHYLQMYLWRFVSDENLVHFMLEEVVNSTVNRCISTELMEPSVIEVICERG; encoded by the exons ATGGAAGTCGAAGAGAGGAAGGAAG AAGAGGAGAGCGAAATGGCTCGAGTTCGCCATCGTCAACGTCGTGGCATGTTAAAGATGTATTATGGAGTCGGTGATGAGTCGGGTAAAGCAGCTGCCATAGATTACTGTGATATCAATGGCGCCCACTTCAAACCAGAGGAATATTTAGAGAAGCTCTTCAAAGAGAAATCTTTGACTGAATTAATGGATAAGGAAGCAGATATTTCCAAAC AAATCAGATCTTTGGACAGTGAAATGCAGACTCTAGTATATGAAAACTATAACAAGTTCATAAGTGCAACTGACACCATAAGAAAG ATGAAACatgacttcaaaaaaatgGAAGATGAAATGGATAAGCTGCGAGAGAACATGTCTACAATCACTGAATTCAGTGAAAAGATTACCGGCACATTGCAGGGAAAACGACAACAGATTACAAAATTGTCAGGTGTCCATACCCTTTTGAAGAAG CTTCAATTCCTTTTTGAACTTCCTTCAAGACTAAACAAGTGTGTTGAAATGAAGCAATATGGATTGGCAGTCAG ATATTACACAAAAGCTCGAGATGTTCTTCACCATTACAGCCACATGCCTTCATTTCATGGTATTCATCAAGACTGCGATGAAATTGTCAAACAACTCATTGTGCAACTGAGGGAGCAACTCAGAAATCCAAAg tCCACACCCAAACAGTTGGCAGAATGTGTTGATTTACTTCTTCAACTCAGAGAGCCCGCAGATGAACTGTGTGATGAATTCTTAGCACA tGCCCAAGAGAGGTTGGATGAAAACTTGAAGGCACTAAAAGCTCAAGTTGACCTGAGGACATCAGGAACAAAGACGCTTGAGATGCAAG acaaagaaaaaaaagagacagaTGATGGAGCAGAATCACTCAGACCAATG GATTTGTTAGAGTTCATTGACTGTGGGTGTAATGGCTTCCTTAGTACAATTTGCCTTGTGATAGCATCATACAAGGAACAGTTTATTCAGAGACAGATGACAGA CAATGGCCAAGATCAGCAGCAGCTAGAAAGGGTTGTCACAGAGAAACTATCAAGTTTTATTCTCTCACTGATGAAGGAGTATTTCAAACTCACAGAAGCCAGAATAGAGCTGGAG TCTGACACAGGGGATGATGTCCTCCTTGTGCGAGCTTTAGATCGTTTTCATCGCAGGCTTCAAGCTCTCCAGAAACTTCTCCCTGAAATTGGTGTAGGACG tTTGGGAACAAACATTGTTGCCCGTTCTGCACACAATAGGGTCAAAGTTTACTCCACAAATCTTAGGCAACACTTTGCAG TTTGTTTGACAGATATCAGACAAGCCCTTGCAACTCCATTGTCAGCATCAGGGAATGAGAAGCTACCATCTCTTTCAGAATTGTTGTCAATCATGAGCAATTCACTCACAAACCAACTCAAGTTGACTCTGCACAGCCTCAAG ACCTTCATTGGAACTGATATCACATTTGCTGTCAAGCCATACTTCAAAGGACCCTTCTGCTCTGACGATGTCAGAGAAGGCCTAGCCGTGGAGTTAATTCGGCATGTGCTGCAGTCCGCTAAG GAGTTTTGTGAGATGGGGACTGCTCCACCGGCTCTCCTTCTACTCTTATCAAGGTTGTGCCTTGATTTTCAAGAATCCACCATCTCTTATGTG TTAAGCCTAACCGATGAACAGTTTCCGGTTGATGAAGAGCTGGGACGAGGCAGCTTGACAACTTCTGCTTCAGATCTTACAACGGAAGCTCGACGTGTGGCACAG ATTTTGTTGAATCATTATGTCAGAATGCAAGGACAAACAATTTCACAG ATGATCCGGAAAAGCGTGGAGACTCGGGATTGGATGAACACGATCGAGCCACGGAATGTACGCGCCGTTATGAAGCGTATCGTTGAAGACGTTACAGCCATTGATTCTCAAGTTGGTCAGTTGTACGAAGAAGGAGTCCACAAAGCACATAGCTCAG ATTCCAGTAAGTTCACATATTCTCATCAGTCTAAGCCCAGTCGGTCACAGTGGAGCTATGCTGCCAG CACTGTCTTTGATTCCAGTCTGCTCAGTAACATTCAGAAGCTCTTTTCGGAAAGAATCGAGATCTTCAGCTCTGTGGAGTTTTCCAAGGTTTCGGTGTTAACGGGCATAATCAAAATAGGATTGAAG ACCCTTCTTGAGTGCGTGAGGTTGCGCACGTTTGGAAAATATGGTCTCCAGCAGATACAAGTGGACACTCACTATCTCCAGATGTATCTCTGGCGATTCGTGTCAGATGAGAA TTTGGTCCATTTTATGCTGGAAGAGGTGGTAAACAGTACAGTGAACCGATGCATCTCAACGGAACTTATGGAACCTAGT GTAATCGAGGTAATTTGTGAAAGAGGCTAA